One genomic window of Gemmatimonadota bacterium includes the following:
- a CDS encoding transcriptional regulator, producing MPMSLDRIIHERMRLAMVSALAVHDTLSFNELKSLLDTTDGNVSVHARKLEDAGYITCTKSFEGRVPRTEFRLAPAGRQALEEYLGHMEALIRRVGGA from the coding sequence ATGCCGATGTCGCTCGATCGGATCATCCACGAACGGATGCGCCTCGCGATGGTGAGCGCGCTAGCGGTGCACGACACCCTCTCGTTCAACGAGCTGAAGTCGCTGCTCGACACCACCGACGGCAACGTCTCGGTGCACGCCCGGAAGCTCGAGGACGCCGGCTACATCACCTGCACCAAGAGCTTCGAGGGCCGTGTGCCGCGCACCGAGTTCCGCCTCGCCCCGGCCGGACGCCAGGCGCTCGAGGAGTACCTCGGCCACATGGAAGCGCTGATCCGTCGCGTGGGAGGCGCCTGA
- the uppS gene encoding di-trans,poly-cis-decaprenylcistransferase: MPAGIPSHLAIIMDGNGRWATSRGRPRWMGHARGARTAAEIVAHCARLGVADLSLYAFSSDNWKRPREEVGFLFDLFASHLENKLASLVTHGIRLSIFGRRDRLPTKLVIAIEEAERRTAHGTRMHLHVAIDYSSRAALEDALPRADHATRTALLPSVDLLVRTGGERRLSDFLLWESAYAELAFLDVCFPDLSTDDLDAAFADFARRDRRFGAVPSIASPLEPVT; encoded by the coding sequence ATGCCCGCCGGGATTCCCTCGCACCTCGCGATCATCATGGACGGCAACGGCCGCTGGGCCACCTCACGCGGGCGTCCGCGCTGGATGGGGCACGCCCGTGGCGCACGCACCGCCGCCGAGATCGTGGCGCACTGCGCCCGCCTCGGCGTGGCGGACCTCTCGCTCTACGCCTTCTCCAGCGACAATTGGAAGCGCCCGCGCGAGGAAGTCGGCTTCCTCTTCGACCTCTTCGCCTCGCACCTCGAGAACAAGCTGGCCTCGCTGGTCACCCATGGCATCCGGCTCTCGATCTTCGGCCGACGCGATCGCCTGCCGACCAAGCTGGTGATCGCGATCGAGGAGGCCGAGCGCCGCACCGCCCATGGAACACGGATGCATCTCCACGTGGCGATCGACTATTCCAGCCGCGCCGCACTGGAGGACGCCCTGCCACGGGCTGACCATGCCACGCGCACTGCCCTGTTGCCGTCGGTCGACCTGCTGGTGCGTACCGGCGGGGAGCGGCGTCTCTCCGACTTCCTGCTGTGGGAAAGCGCCTACGCCGAGCTCGCCTTCCTCGACGTCTGCTTCCCCGACTTGAGCACCGACGACCTCGACGCGGCCTTCGCCGACTTCGCCCGACGCGATCGACGCTTCGGTGCCGTTCCGTCCATTGCCTCCCCCCTGGAGCCCGTCACATGA